Proteins from a genomic interval of Garra rufa chromosome 4, GarRuf1.0, whole genome shotgun sequence:
- the LOC141333805 gene encoding uncharacterized protein, with translation MAFIKEESEDMKIEETFRVKHEDTEEQKDLRALKEESQILNEMEEKDRHFINEEKYFSCSQIEKKRKRTQKTGRSYFTCQQCGKCFKQTVSIKRHMRVHTGEKPYGCQQCGKHFSLRASLKTHVRSHIGQNPYTCPECGQSFHQKQHFEDHMRIHTKHPYTCPQCGKKFNYKVRFEDHIRVHTGEKPFTCQQCGRSFNQKGSLNRHMRVHTGEKPFTCQQCGRGFNRKGNLDSHMTVHTGEKPYSCQQCGRSFNQKGSLNSHMTVHTGEKPYSCQQCGRSFKRKENLDCHMTVHTVESLFTCQQCGVSFTLKESFNRHMSVHTGESYTCDQCGMSFDQHENLEFHMRTHRENPYSCSECGKSFLKKQLFKDHMRIHSGEQPYTCPQCGKRFNHKRHFEVHKRVHTGEKPFTCQQCGRSFNQKGSLNRHMRVHSGEKPFKCGHCGKSFRNKATLKCHMRFHT, from the coding sequence acctgagggcactgaaagaggagagtcaaatactaaatgaaatggaagagaaagatcgtcatttcataaatgaagaaaaatattttagttgttcacagattGAGAAGAAAAGGAAAAGGACTCAAAAGACTGGAAGAAGTTatttcacctgtcaacagtgtggaaagtgtttcaaacAAACAGTAAgtattaaaagacacatgagagttcacacaggagagaaaccgtatggctgtcaacagtgtggaaagcattTCAGTCTTAGAGCAAGTCTTAAAACACATGTTAGGAGTCACATTGGACAGAATCCCTACACATGCCCTGAGTGTGGACAGAGTTTCCAtcaaaaacaacactttgaagaccatatgagaattcacactaagcacccctacacatgccctcagtgtggaaagaagtttaattataaagtacgctttgaagaccacataagagttcacactggagagaagcctttcacctgccagcaatgtggaagaagttttaaccaaaaaggatcccttaacagacacatgagagttcatactggtgagaagcctttcacctgccaacagtgtggaagaggTTTTAACCGGAAAGGAAACCTTGACAgtcacatgacagttcacactggagaaaaaccctactcctgccaacagtgtggaagaagttttaaccaaaaaggatcccttaacagtcacatgacagttcacactggagagaagccctactcctgccaacagtgtggaagaagttttaaaCGGAAAGAAAACCTGGATtgccacatgacagttcacactgtagagagccttttcacctgccaacagtgtggagtaagtttcactctaaaagaaagctttaacagacacatgagtgttcacactggagagtcttacacgtgtgatcagtgtggaatgagttttgatcaacatgaaaaccttgaaTTTCATATGAGAACTCATAGAGAGAATCCCTactcatgctctgagtgtggaaagagttttcttaaaaaacagctctttaaagaccacatgagaattcactctggagagcagccctacacatgccctcagtgcggaaagaggtttaatcaTAAACGACACTTTGAAGTCCACaaaagagttcacactggagagaagcctttcacctgccagcaatgtggaagaagtttcaaccaaaaagggtcccttaacagacacatgagagttcactctggagagaaaccatttaaatgtggtcactgcggaaagagtttcagaaataaagcaacACTTAAATgccacatgaggtttcacacatga